The Oryza brachyantha chromosome 6, ObraRS2, whole genome shotgun sequence region AGCAGGTGAAGAAACTGAATTACTGGTGGGACTGCAAAACGAGGGTAACTCATGCTGTTTCTATAATGAATTTTCCCACTTCAGCTACTAAGCTAATATAGTTGTCTTGTTGGCAAGTAATTTTTTACTTCGTTTATTAACACATCATGCTTATTTGTCTGGTTGGCCAGTAGATTTCAACTTCCTTTATAACTGACCATGCTCATTTACCTGTCAGTTACTTTCTTTGCTTGTATTCATTTATTGCAAAGGCATGTCCATTTAGCTTAAGTTTCATGTCCAGCATATGCGATTTTTCCAGTGAGTTGTGCCAGCCTGTACAGTACTGTGAAACagctatattttctatatatgatttaCTCCTAACATATCACTGTTTATTAGGTAGAACTAGATGGAGTCTATAAGTTGTAAGATATATGCAAATGTGCTTGTTcctaattagtttttcatctgTCTTAGTGACAAATACTTGTATCATGTATTTCCCGTCTCCTGCAAATTGATGTATCAGGGCAGATGCTTAGGCATATTGGTATGTTCTTTTGTGGCTACAGAATATGTGGCCCAATAAGGAAGAGCCGTGTGTTAAGGGGTTTAATTAAGGTCATGGTTAAGTTTACCATAGACATTACAGTTGTATAGAAGAGCAAAATTCTCTTGTTTTGGTAATGTAGATTCAGAGTTCAgttgtttaattttcttttaccatGCTAGCTCAAgtgtttggttcttgtgttTACAGGTGAGTCAACTTTGAATGTTGTTGCAATCCATTCAACTCTCCATCTTCCTTTTGATCATAAAATGTATGGTCAAAACCTTACTGTCCAGGTGAGGAAATACAAGatccatattttttgttatcttATATGTGATGTGAGGTAGCTAGACATGCATCAGTGGATGTGTGCACCATCAAACTGTCCTATTTAGTCATCATTCCTTTAATTCTGACTGCACTTgtgatttagttttttttgttttaatgtGGAGAAATAACGGTAAAGTAtctttgttttgttgattttttaatagatgtcCATATTTCTGCTTCACATGCAGTATTGGATCTTACTTGCCCTGGAGTCGAAGCACAGTTTATTGAGTCAAGCACACCTTCTTGGAAGGCTATATTCTGATTCATAACTATGCTATCTTATGGATTCTTTTTTGCAGAACTTCTTCAATGCATCAGTTCCTGTCTCTGTGCAAGCAACTTTTCCGTATACATTTGTTGTGAGCAAGTTCTTGCAGGTTTGTCAGTTcacaaccttaaattttgaaacaactAATAAGTATGACACCAATTAATGTGTTCTGCTTTCATGATGTTCTGATGCTTGTGTCTCCTTGCAGCCTGGAGCATATGACCTAGTTGGTTACATAGTATACGAGATTGATCAGCACCCATACCAGAACGTATTTTACAATGGCACTGTGGAGGTTGTTGAGGCTGGAGGCTTACTCAGCGTTGAGTCTGTGTTCCTTATTACCCTTGGAGTTGCCCTTCTTGGTCTCTTTGGATTGTGGGCATATGGTCAAGTACAACAGCTCTCAAAGGTATTTTCTTACCTGTAGTTATATTGGTAAACGTGAACATTAGAGCTATGTACATTTATCTCATCAATCCTCCTGTGTGCTGTATACAGAAAACAAAGAAGGCCCCCAAGGTGGAACTGGGAACTGGAACTACTGATGCCAACATGGATGAGTGGCTGGAGGTATTTTCTTCTGACCACCAAACATCATAGCGATTAATATGAGCCCCATGCCAGAGTTTAACGTTTGAGTTCATTCACATGGCAGGGTACTTCATTTGCACAGGGAAGCAaatccaagaaaaagaaatagattGGAGGCCCTTGAACTCTAGTTAATCATTTCAGGATCTAGAATGAGACAGTTGAGGGTAGCCCATCACCAGTAACTTTTGCAGACTATAGATGAGAACGCGGAGGTGTTCAAATTGTAGTTTcatagctgctgctgcacatGTTTGTTGACACCAAACCAAATTTCGACCTTGTTGTGTACTTTTACATGGAAGTTTTTCTTGATAAACACAGTTTTGTTCAAGGTATATGCTGCGGATGCGATTTCTGATCTTATTTGAAAACCTGAGATGCTGAATCACGCTGAATCACATTCATTTAACAGCTCCATTATGTCTCTCTGGACTGGAATGATATATATCCTCTCAAAGCCTCCggccattagcacatgatgtttattgtttggcttattttttaaaaaacaaacggtacatttataaattatacgtgttcttagtgcttgaaaattaaaactattttaaattttaaatttgttttgtaagtaTAAGCGTAGCTGCTTCTTaattagtaataataaaaaattatatgcaaatttttatatatgttttgttagtgatctaaaagaatagatcaaaataaactgataaaaatattcctaaaaccactctaaatttaagtttaaaaaataaattttggtttataagcataatggGAAAGAGGGATGAGGAGCTTAATAGTACATAGATGACGAATATGTCTCAAAAGGAAGGTATTAACAATGCATCATCAActtgttaaattttacaaattattttaacataaattgTGGTTGAAATCTTTGAGGTATGATCATGTTCATCACGCCATTCCGTTTCCCCTCCAGTTAAGAAGGCCGGAGACGGTGGCCCAGGCATCGTGGGCCACGTTTATATCACCGCCAAATCGGGCTCAGTAAAGCCTCCAGAATATAAAGCGTCCACTCAACTGCTAATACTGATCAAAGGATACCATGCTCGGTTTTTGAGGAACGTGCCGTCAGGGTTAACAATTTTCGGTTTGGTGCCAAAATGCAAGCCCAGGGAGATGACGAATTTGCGCGAATTCGATTAATTTCGTTCAAAGTTCGATAAAATCGAACGGGATTGTCGCGCACATGACGTTCAGGTTCATACTGTGGTCCAGATCGTTTGCCTTGATGtactttcctttcctttctcAATCCATCTGTTCTTTACTTTAacagataaaaatatacaacTCCAACAAGGTCCCAGAAATTTAGGAAGAAAAAACAGACCCAATCAAGGAACCCTCCACAAGAAGAACCGAATAGTACACAAAACTTGCTCCATGTCCGTGCCAAGAAATTAGGGATCCAAAGACCAAAAGACTGAATAAATATTGCTAACTGAATAGCAGTGGGGGAAATTGCGCCTGAGAAAAAGAGCATCAGAGTCATGGAAGATGAGCAACACAGCCTAGCAAAAAGCCCAGCTTCTGCTTCTCAAGAAGGATATACATGTCGTCATCTGCACTGCAACGATTCCCCcacaagattaaaaaataaacaaaacaaaacaaaccacAAGTGAGTGGAGTTATTTTAGTCGCCAAGCAGAATAGAAAAAACGCAACTTGGCGAGTAGAATAACACAAGCAGAGCAATCTGGGGCAGAGAAAAACATTCGCCGTAGAGCAATTTAATAAAGAAaccgaggaagaagagaggaactGAACAGATGCACGGCCACATTCATaggtagcggcggcggcggcggcggcggttgtggTTGGATTGGAGCTGTATTTATGGATGGGCGGCTAGGGTTCATCAGTGCCATCTGGACCCCTCACATCCGTTCGATCAATAGATGCCTCAACGGCTCAGATTGCATGGTGAGATGAGCCGTCTCCCAAGTAAAAAACCTGGAAGTAATATGGGCCATCCTGAGCAATCTCAATCTGTtgggctgattttttttttaaaaaaattccttcatatttttaaacttattcCAAATTTGTACGGTTTGGCAACATCATTGCGTGGTCAGATAACATTGTGGCGAGAGGCAACGTTGTCTTACCTTGCTAGCAGGACCGGCGTGGGCAAATGGTgtggttttaaaaattagttgtAAGACAGTTGgtttttaaacataaattttaaaaatatgcaagaaaaaagttagaaaataaactgttttctatgaaaattGCATAAAATTCGTGCTTACCAAATAGGCCCTCAGCCTTTTtttgcattgttttttttttctggtcgAACCGCCGGTCCAATTTCAATAACTATGATTAACCCAACAAGTATGACAGAACTATGTTTATTTTCCCCTAGGATGATGCAGTTTACAATTGATGTTAACTGAAAGGGTAGGCCATTGGGATCGAGATGCCAATTTGCCACCCGGATTGCACAAACCATAACGTCTCACCGGCATCAAACTTTACACTGGAAGAAACAGCAGTTGGTAAACGAGCTGCCATATGTACATTGCAGAAACAAATTGGTTGCATTTatcccaaacaatcacctggAGTCCAGGACTAGCAGCAGGGGGATTAACCAACGAGCCTAAGCCCGGTATTGCTCTAGTGTACACAACTTTTTTACTTGCCAAACAGAAGCACGCCTATCCTATAGATTTTTCTACTTATTACTGACTAGGCTGCCTCTTGAGATTCACAGTTTACTTgccaagtttttgggactacCGGTTGCAATAAGAACCGAGCGAGCCAGCGGTGCAGAGGTACTTCCTGATACACCATATGACAACAAGACAATGGTTGCAGTTATGCAGTCAGTGAAAGGAACATGGGTTAACACTTAACAGTCACAGCAAGAAATTCATTCTTGATATAATCACCTCATCAGCTACTTCTGTTGAGGGAGAGAATCGCTGCAAAACCTCTTGAAATTTTGGCACTCGTCAACCAAAAAGTCACTGCGAATTTTGGCACAGATAGCAAATCAGACTATTGAAAACTGCTGTAGATGCAAATATAGGAGAACCAGAAGCTTACTAGATGCGTTCAACCATTTCTGCTGGATCCCATCTAGGGCTCCAGGGATAGTCATTTACTGGAGCTGACATGATGGGTATCCCCTGGGCATTGAAGTGCTGCAGAGGATTCACGATACAATGTTATTTCCCACGCCTTGAAAAGAACAATATAGTATACAGAGTACCTTACAATGACAGCACCTGGCCTCTCTAGCCAGTAGATGCTAAATCAACAATACAAGTCAATCAAATGAATGACACATCATAGTCTCGCATGTTTACTTTGTgtttattcagaaaaaaaaacaatccatCGATTAGAGAGGGATTGGTAGGGAGTGAAGTGAAATGGAATAGTACAACGGCTGTTGGTTTCACTCTTGCATCCCATAGGATCcccaaaaaggaaaagaagatgTATCCCTGTGTCTGTTTCTTTGTTGGGTTTGGGTAGGTGGGGTACAGATATTATCCTTGTTCATTTCTACTACCTGCCCAGCTCTAAATGCAGAGATTGAGAACAAGATCTCTATTGAGCATGTAAGCTACAACCGGATATAAGCATTGATGAATGAGATAAATACCTGAGAACTCTGTAATGTCAGCACAGGTTGTTGCTTAGGGAATTGGAGAGGAATGACGAAGTGGACCTGCAACCATCACATTGAGTTCCTTGTTACTCGTACTGGTTAATTCATAACTATTAAGTCTAAAATGGAAGAACTAAAAAGAGAGCATGCCAATTGCCAGGCGAGCCTCTAATTTTTACTGAAAACGCTCTTATATGATATAAATTGTTAGTAATATGCTAAATGGTAatgcctccgtttcatattacaagTCAATTTAGATTTGTCCTAAGTCAAACATATTcaagtttgactaaatttataggaaaatgTACTAACATCTACAACAcatattagtttcattaaattgaccattgaatatatatttttaagtatatttGTTCTGTGTTGtaaatgttgctatattttttataaacttagaGATGTTTGATTTAGGACAAACCCAAGGTGACTAATAccatgaaacggagggagtaggaaTTAAGGTGACATTCCACTAGTTATTTTCATTATAATTCTAAGCTGTACTGGTTAGATTGAAAATGTAACGGAAAAACAGAGAAAGCactatatttacaaattttgacATACCAAAAAAGTGAAAATCCCTGAGATGGAAAGAACCGTAGCTCTTCTGCAAAAAATCTGAAGTGTGGATAGGTTGGTATACAATTTGGCAAGGTAGACAGTACCATAAGAGAAACAATGGCAAGTAAGTACCGGATCAGCCTCTAATGGTCTTCCAAAAGTAGGAGCCAAAGCCTCAATGAAACGTCTTCTAGAACCAATTGAAGCTGATGCCTCCACAACCTTTGGTATAGATTAGAAACATAAGTTTTGTACAAGACTATAGTTTTATGCATAAAAGGTAGCTGCAGTAAACAATAAGACTGAAATGGGAACAGTATACAGGAAAATCTCTCCTGCTTGTATCACCTAAACAATTCAATAATAGCATCACCTACTACTGTATATTCCTTTATTGTTCCTCACTTATTTTCCCCATACTTTTTTCAAAGACAACTAGGCATTGCAATAACGTGACAGCTACAATACAACACAATGTAGTAATACTATCAACAATAGAAAACAGGCAGTCAAGGTCAACAGTTACCAGTAGGACTCAAAGGTATAGTACCTGcattttaagattttcttCCAGGTTAGGAAGATACTCAGCCATGCACCTTCAAAATAAATAGGCCAAGAAAGGAGGGAGCACATCAGTGACAACTGACAACTTTTTTGAAATGTTgtaataaaaagaagaaaacactGACAAACATGTGTGGCCTGTGCTGACATATAGTATAAGCAATGAGAGACAATCTTCATGTGCAAGTCTGGCAAGCTTACATTCCATCTAACCATGGAGGCAGTTTGACATCATCAACTGAAAAAAATGACTTCAAATCTGGGGTTGAGACTAATTTGAGTCGTGGCGCAGGAGGAACAGAGGAATAACTTCTACTAATTGGAAAAACAGCCTGCATAGCAACCCAACAACACATTTTCAGACAgacaatagaaaaataatgggtTCCACTTCCATAAGATTGTCCAAACCATAGACACCGTGAACAGTGTGCCTCACGGAAgcaaattatatacatgtaaacaGGATGTGTCTGTAACCTTTTTTCCCCGATAAGTTTATCAATTTGTTTTAGTGTTGAACCCTTGCCAATCACATCATATTCTTGTAAATTAACATATGCATGACAATGCAACTAACCGGGAAATTTTCGTAAAGATTTTTCAGCTCATTTGCATATTTAGTATGTTTTGGGGGTGCATATTGAGTACTAGATAATTGCATCATGTATTTCTACTTTATTATCTAAGTGAAATCCTGTAACAATGCAAGCATTCATTTCTAAGAAAATATGTTAATACAGACAAGGGATTGTTAACTGTGAAATTTACATGCTTATTTTCAGGaaaatttatgataaatttgcATTCCATGTAGTCATGTTGTGCTTTGTGTAATGCAACAATAGGAGCATATTGGTGAAGGAGAAACCATAATAACAAAAGAGATAATCTGAATGTGCTTGTTAGAGAAGATGAAAACTATCTTTGCTACATGAGATGTACCAAGTACTCTTccagaataaaaatatggttgAAAGGCCTTCTTAGAATCATTACTTTAGTGCATTTCAGGTTTTAACAGGTCATAAACAGTTCAAAATTTGTTGAATGGATTCACCATCATTAGCCCTGCCACCATTTTAACTATGTCCATGGAAGGGATGGCTTTAGAGGCTAACCTGCAAATGGATCTTTTGAGGAAGTTTCCAAGGACATCCAGGAACCAGTTTGGCAAGGTCCATATCAAGAGCTGGAGGCAGAAGTGGGACAGCAAATTTCACCTCATCTGGCTATAAatgaatatattaaaaataagtgaGAGCAAACATCAATTTTCACGAAAAAACAGTTATGAAGACCAGTAAACTTACTCTGCCATTGGATGATACCATGCAGACTTCAATGCCCTGTTCAATGCATCCATTTTGAAAAATTGTTACAGAACCAACGATTGCCATAAAACAATACAGTTAACTAGGAAAATTTGGTTGGTGATTAACCATGGAGTGGATCAATCAACTACGAGTTATGAGCATGGCTCTTCTTGGGATGTTAATATTCCAGAATAGCTGCTAGTTTTCTACTACTTCAATCAATCATAATGACATGGGGAGGAAGATGTGCTACATGTAGTGTGTTTACCTCCTTAGACAGAACTGTGCTTATTTCGAATTTCAGTCTTGCGTCATCCACCTCGGCTGCCCGCTTCTTTTGGTATTCAATATATGATTCACTGTACATAAAGGTCAAGAGCAACCAGTTTAAAAGCAAGTTTAGGATCAAAACTTCCAGTATACATTTTCCACACTGGCAATCTGGCGTCCCTTGCAGTAATGCCAATATATTCTCAACAACAAAGACAAAtacaatcatcatcatcatcatcatgtagTACAATTTCCTCGTGTTTGCAACTCTCAGCTCCAACTGACCCCGATCATCACACAGGCAAAGCAATTACACAAAACAAGCAAGGAGCACATCACTAGCGTATAGTACAGAGGTAGCCTTACCGGAGCTCTttgatgagagagaagagggccTCGGTGTCTCGGCAATCCCAATCTGCCAAGCAGCTCTTTTCCCCACTCCCGGCTTCGTCAAAATCGACCAGTGGCTGAAACCCGTCGTCGTCCGGCCCGAACACCACATCCGGCGCCACCTTCGGCGACAGCGCATTGTACAGGAAGTCCCCTGCGATTCCAGAATCGGAGACATGAAACCCTAAACCATCAAAGCAAGCGAGCGAACGAGCGGACAGGGGGGACGGGCGTTACAGTAGACGTAGTCGAGGCAGAAGGGGATGGCGAGCGTGAAGCGATCGGCGTACCGGCCGTCGCGGCAGCCGGACCAGATCTGCCCAACCTGCAAGCGAGAAGAGCGGGGAGTGAgcagagggggaggggagggagcagAAGAGAAGGCGAGTGTGGTCGGGGGTACCCACCCTGATGGGGAGCTTGGATTGGGAGAGGACGAAGTTGAGCTGCGCGGCGATGAGGggggcgagcgcggcgcccCCGGATGTGGAGGCGAGCGCGGCCGCGTCGGCGGGCGGAgacatcgccggcggcggcggcggcggcgcgtcgagATGGATTCGGGAAGTTGACGACGCTTCCTCGGAGCGAGCTTTGTCTTTTTACTTGGATTTAGAAATGGAGAAAACGAGTCAAACAATGATCCATAGTACTTCCAAACTTGGGCCCTTTTGATCCGcagaaaaatatcatacaAAAATTGTAGGATTTGAATCCTATAAGAAAATTTCCTATTTGGTTTTGCTAAACAAAGGATTAGAATTTAAAGGATCACGTGAAATTCCTAGGGAATGAATTATGAGTGTaagattttggaggaaaattaACATGAGTCTACCCTCTTAACTTTCTTTTGAGTTTGTTATCTCTCAGTctaattcatttgtttttatgttaTCCAATCAAATGGTTATTCATATGTCTATCATATGTTTTGTAATAATTTAACTAACACTTATATTcgtgttaaaatttaatgtttttatagaTCCTACGTTTTTTATTCAAATGAGGCCttaagttgtgttcttttacacTAGATTATTGCTCGTCTTCTATGTgtttccgaactactaaatgatacattttttataaatagtttctatagaagtttatttgattatactattaaatgGTTAAAAAACCGGATAATCGTTTCTCAGCCAAAATAAAGTAGTCTTAGTTATGACCTTTTCGGCCATCTTTGATACTCTGGAGTAGAAAAAATGGCCAAGTTTATAGAGTTCTCCAAATGCCATTGATATTTGATATAGGCAATGTTACATTAATCGGGTAATTggtatatttaaattaaataaatttcaagaCTCATTATGCTAGGAGTTAAATGTGTTTAATTCCTCAGAGGTAACCACAGAAAAAGTTGATaagtttttgagaactaaTACAATGAATGATTATAGAAAATAACCAATATCAAGTACCTGTTGTTTCACAAAGTAAGCCTTTATAATTTTGGCTAGATTCATGCGgatatttatatatcttgaacatatataaatcatatacattaattaattaattaattaatctggacatggctaaaaagtcttatgatataaaacggagaggaGTGAAAGAGCAGGTAGCATAATGGTTACAGTGACTTAAGTAGCACCCAAGGTGCTGAGTTCAATTTAAATCTTCATAAGagtatgaattttagattgggtATTTGAGGGGCTTCAAAGTTctcgaaataaaaaaatagatgcatATATTCGAGTGGATATAGAGGCCAGGTAAAAATActcttcttaaaaaaaaagaaaaaacagagaggATGTCTAATTGAAAAGGTCATGCACCGTATTTGCACTAACGATTTGACTTCTGAATCCTAAGTTGTGTTTTGAGAAGAAAACTTATACATGCTGCACAACATTCAGCCAGCAATTCAGCTTGCCCACTGTTAGACAAACAGATTAGATAACTGGGACAATTTGGTTCCAAGAATTTTCCTAACATTGTGTGGTTCCAAGAATGATTTCACAAATTTACAAGTTCCTCTATGTACAGTGAAAGAATGGCAGATGAAATCTTCTACAACAAAACTGCCAAGATGTTGGTACCGCTATGATTCCTGTCTTGTGCAATTGGCATGATGTTCTGTACAACAGTCTACAAGTTTCGTCATGAAtggaagtaaaagaaaaacacttccaaatatacaattaaACC contains the following coding sequences:
- the LOC102719129 gene encoding BRISC and BRCA1-A complex member 2, encoding MSPPADAAALASTSGGAALAPLIAAQLNFVLSQSKLPIRVGQIWSGCRDGRYADRFTLAIPFCLDYVYWDFLYNALSPKVAPDVVFGPDDDGFQPLVDFDEAGSGEKSCLADWDCRDTEALFSLIKELRESYIEYQKKRAAEVDDARLKFEISTVLSKEGIEVCMVSSNGRPDEVKFAVPLLPPALDMDLAKLVPGCPWKLPQKIHLQAVFPISRSYSSVPPAPRLKLVSTPDLKSFFSVDDVKLPPWLDGMCMAEYLPNLEENLKMQVVEASASIGSRRRFIEALAPTFGRPLEADPIFCRRATVLSISGIFTFLVHFVIPLQFPKQQPVLTLQSSQHFNAQGIPIMSAPVNDYPWSPRWDPAEMVERIYDFLVDECQNFKRFCSDSLPQQK
- the LOC102720806 gene encoding translocon-associated protein subunit alpha gives rise to the protein MAAIRVWLPALLLAFLLAASPLVQVARAQSEEEAATAEVVEGADLGIVSDDTQVSSDGPLSPAPGVETICVFPKNAGKIVPAGEETELLVGLQNEGESTLNVVAIHSTLHLPFDHKMYGQNLTVQNFFNASVPVSVQATFPYTFVVSKFLQPGAYDLVGYIVYEIDQHPYQNVFYNGTVEVVEAGGLLSVESVFLITLGVALLGLFGLWAYGQVQQLSKKTKKAPKVELGTGTTDANMDEWLEGTSFAQGSKSKKKK